One genomic segment of Agromyces intestinalis includes these proteins:
- a CDS encoding carbohydrate ABC transporter permease produces the protein MTATITPGTTEASVGRTPARSDTPRRRRRVTFGGAASGTFLWIYAAISIAPLLLMLSNSLRTTQDMAQHPLGLPLPPNFTSYQKAWITASFDTYFFNSIFVTVASVLLSTAVSLLAAYAFARTRSKLFATLEGLFLSGLMLPVYLAILPLFFMLDAAGLVSNLWGLILVYGALGIPFSTFVLASFFRQLPMELDEAARLDGAGPFATFWRVHLPLVRPAIATVIVFRFVPVWNDFFYPLILIRDQDSYTLPVGITRFFGEYQTDWATLFAGLTLATIPLVVLFLLATKQIVSGLTAGMSK, from the coding sequence ATGACCGCGACGATCACCCCCGGCACCACCGAGGCATCCGTCGGGCGCACGCCCGCTCGCAGCGATACCCCGCGCCGTCGGCGCCGCGTCACCTTCGGCGGCGCGGCATCCGGCACCTTCCTCTGGATCTACGCGGCGATCTCGATCGCGCCGCTGCTGCTGATGCTGTCGAACTCGCTGCGCACCACGCAGGACATGGCGCAGCATCCGCTCGGCCTGCCGCTGCCGCCGAACTTCACGAGCTACCAGAAGGCGTGGATCACCGCGTCGTTCGACACCTACTTCTTCAACTCGATCTTCGTGACCGTCGCGTCGGTGCTGCTGTCGACCGCGGTGTCGCTGCTCGCCGCGTACGCGTTCGCTCGCACCCGCTCGAAGCTGTTCGCGACCCTCGAGGGATTGTTCCTGTCGGGGCTCATGCTGCCGGTCTACCTCGCGATCCTCCCGCTGTTCTTCATGCTGGATGCCGCGGGCCTGGTGTCGAACCTCTGGGGCCTGATCCTCGTGTACGGCGCGCTGGGCATCCCGTTCTCGACGTTCGTGCTGGCGAGCTTCTTCCGGCAGCTGCCGATGGAGCTCGACGAGGCGGCGCGCCTCGACGGGGCCGGCCCGTTCGCCACGTTCTGGCGCGTGCACCTGCCGCTCGTGCGCCCGGCGATCGCGACGGTCATCGTGTTCCGCTTCGTGCCGGTGTGGAACGACTTCTTCTACCCGCTCATCCTCATCCGCGACCAGGACTCGTACACGCTGCCGGTCGGCATCACGCGGTTCTTCGGCGAGTACCAGACCGACTGGGCGACGCTGTTCGCGGGCCTGACGCTGGCGACGATTCCGCTCGTCGTGCTGTTCCTGCTGGCCACGAAGCAGATCGTCTCCGGACTCACTGCTGGAATGAGCAAGTGA
- a CDS encoding BadF/BadG/BcrA/BcrD ATPase family protein: MTYLLGIDVGGSGSRVALRRAAWVRDVSDVSAAPDASRLELLGDRIGVTAEGSTVPDAVLALIERAAAEWPDEFAAVEGVGVGATGLATLVERPADLVAAVERAFARLAPGRSVGVAVAIDAVTGHLGALAGEGGVVVALGTGAIAFGTDCREVWRRVDGWGHLLGDRGGAAWIGLRALDAAVRAHDGVDPAGAALLEAARARFGEVLTWPSQLYTRADRAGVLAGFAADVARVAEGGDPVASAIIAEAGAEAARSAIAALDPALPGRVAATGGVFGAGGGVAAAFARALAAARPDVELVAPAGDPLDGALILAERAAAAEVTTHVPYVWANR, encoded by the coding sequence GTGACGTACCTTCTCGGCATCGACGTGGGCGGCTCGGGGAGTCGGGTCGCGTTGCGGCGGGCTGCGTGGGTGCGGGATGTCTCGGATGTCTCAGCTGCTCCGGATGCCTCGCGGCTCGAGCTGCTCGGCGACCGGATCGGCGTGACCGCCGAGGGCAGCACGGTGCCCGACGCCGTGCTCGCGCTGATCGAGCGCGCCGCGGCCGAGTGGCCCGACGAGTTCGCCGCGGTCGAGGGCGTCGGCGTCGGAGCGACCGGGCTCGCGACCCTGGTCGAGCGGCCTGCCGACCTGGTGGCCGCGGTCGAGCGGGCGTTCGCGAGGCTCGCGCCCGGCCGTTCGGTCGGCGTCGCGGTGGCGATCGACGCGGTGACCGGGCATCTCGGCGCACTCGCCGGCGAGGGCGGCGTGGTCGTCGCGCTCGGCACCGGTGCGATCGCGTTCGGCACCGACTGCCGCGAGGTGTGGCGGCGGGTCGACGGATGGGGGCATCTGCTCGGCGACCGCGGCGGCGCGGCGTGGATCGGCCTGCGCGCGCTCGACGCGGCCGTGCGCGCGCACGACGGGGTCGACCCGGCCGGCGCGGCACTGCTCGAGGCCGCGCGGGCGCGGTTCGGCGAGGTGCTCACCTGGCCCTCGCAGCTCTACACCCGGGCCGACCGGGCGGGCGTGCTCGCGGGATTCGCGGCCGACGTCGCCCGGGTCGCCGAGGGCGGCGACCCCGTGGCATCCGCGATCATCGCCGAGGCCGGCGCCGAAGCCGCGCGCAGTGCGATCGCGGCGCTCGACCCGGCGCTGCCCGGGCGCGTCGCGGCGACCGGCGGGGTGTTCGGCGCCGGCGGCGGGGTCGCCGCCGCGTTCGCCCGGGCGCTCGCCGCTGCGCGACCCGACGTGGAGCTCGTCGCCCCCGCCGGCGACCCGCTCGACGGCGCCCTCATCCTCGCCGAGCGCGCCGCCGCCGCCGAGGTGACCACCCATGTCCCGTACGTCTGGGCGAATCGGTGA